A single region of the Corticium candelabrum chromosome 15, ooCorCand1.1, whole genome shotgun sequence genome encodes:
- the LOC134190706 gene encoding uncharacterized protein LOC134190706 — protein sequence MRPLLPSLALVLCLLLAIRDIDASAFSLSNIISTNCKYNEAGNQYVEVSLLRRDLEGLGVKSVNSLRLRENGPQCSYHHCRGHDRWMWRFNGSQCGSQLLVEDDRKIIANVLFIEEKNSIIRDVAIVMCSFSNKAAVGGSKAEQDERVTMPHLNWSIYHTDDKFIPSIKPSAAITFNQANTYVGDWTEKEYLQLIVRTENISVLEDLYNRDIMLAVYNCSLDLKHEGNGSEYSEPLVLNSCPVIGGSDFYGASASDFSSMIVHMNLAKQSERLNGTDVNFARLTCTASLCRDHGVEKYKQVPRCPGYVHHNCYQKMENVNPSLIEHYQSGLLQMQIPPTREPTPSTSLTISVSNSAITSTSTSSAVVTKADEDKSDKSVVLSPLFATVVCLLCFLCGCALVAIPWIVHVHCHVHSELHRAVYQVNSDETVEEGQCNKDAKSNHDAFSLDSGNPGSCAQSPARPMSG from the exons ATGAGGCCACTCTTACCGAGTCTGGCTCTAGTGTTGTGCTTGCTGCTGGCTATTCGAGATATCGACGCTTCAG CTTTCAGCCTTTCAAATATTATTTCTACCAATTGCAAGTACAATGAGGCTGGGAATCAGTATGTGGAAGTGTCTCTCTTGCGAAGGGACCTCGAAGGGCTTGGTGTGAAATCTGTCAATAGCTTGAGGTTGCGGGAAAATGGTCCTCAATGCAGTTATCATCATTGTCGTGGTCATGATCGATGGATGTGGAGATTCAATGGCTCACAGTGTGGTAGTCAGCTGTTGGTGGAAGATGATCGTAAAATTATAGCCAATGTT CTCTTTATCGAAGAAAAGAACTCGATCATCAGAGATGTGGCAATAGTCATGTGTAGTTTTTCAAATAAGGCAGCTGTAGGTGGATCCAAAGCTGAACAGGATGAACGTGTCACAATGCCACATCTAAATTGGTCAATATATCATACTGATGATAAATTCATACCATCCATTAAACCATCTGCTGCTATTACCTTCAATCAAGCAAATACATATGTTGGAGATTGGACTGAAAAAGAGTATCTACAACTCATTGTTCGCACAG AAAATATTAGTGTATTGGAAGACTTGTATAATAGAGACATTATGCTGGCTGTGTACAACTGCTCGCTTGATCTAAAACATGAAGGCAATGGATCAGAGTACTCTGAACCATTAGTATTGAATAG TTGTCCGGTTATTGGTGGGAGTGATTTTTATGGAGCAAGTGCATCTGATTTCTCAAGTATGATTGTGCATATGAATCTTGCAAAACAATCTGAACGTTTAAATGGCACTGATGTGAACTTTGCTCGTCTTACTTGTACTGCAAGTCTTTGTCGGGATCACGGGGTGGAGAAATACAAGCAAGTGCCTCGG TGTCCAGGATATGTACATCATAATTGTTATCAGAAGATGGAGAATGTGAATCCTTCTCTAATTGAACATTATCAGTCGGGACTTTTGCAGATGCAGATTCCTCCTACTCGTGAACCAACTCCATCGACATCACTCACGATTTCTGTTTCTAACTCTGCTATCACCTCCACCTCTACCTCTTCTGCTGTAGTCACTAAAGCTGATGAAGATAAGTCGG ATAAATCTGTGGTGTTGTCACCACTATTTGCTACGGTTGTGTGCCTGTTATGCTTTCTATGTGGCTGTGCTTTGGTTGCCATACCTTGGATCGTGCATGTCCACTGTCATGTTCACTCGGAACTTCATAGAGCAGTCTACCAGGTCAACAGCGACGAGACAGTTGAAGAAGGGCAATGCAACAAGGATGCTAAGAGTAATCATGATGCATTCTCTCTGGACTCGGGCAATCCAGGGAGTTGTGCGCAGTCTCCTGCTAGACCAATGTCTGGTTAA
- the LOC134190709 gene encoding endophilin-B1-like, with protein sequence MEEEASQLDHQSSLDRKMTSMKRLATTAFSRARQFTEEKLGQVEKTTYDAQFENMVVRAETTKQWTERIIKDIERTLEPNPNIRLEGFLYQKFDRKRPSRMIPVEELGDTMINAGANIGPTTLYGGYLQICGEVQQRLGMAHREFMTTVVEKVLSPLKKFLSEDIKTIQKERQRLAVKRLDLDVCKNRGKRASTFEKQQLAEAQLRAAQGEFDSQYEMTKLLLERLPDIQASHRKLLQEFVAAQKQYYCTCTDLMTNVALSTRETEKPSVPSNRPRRARVLYDYDAADEEELSLLADEIVTVLPVECDKDWVVAKKDGQTGRVPVSYLEYLS encoded by the exons ATGGAGGAAGAGGCGAGTCAACTAGATCATCAAAGCAGCTTAGACAGAAAAATGACGTCAATGAAAAGACTAGCCACGACAGCATTTTCTAGAGCGCGACAA TttacagaagagaagttgGGCCAAGTCGAAAAAACGACATACGACGCACAATTTGAAAACATGGTGGTACGTGCTGAAACGACAAAGCAGTGGACAGAGAGAATCATCAAAGACATTGAGCGCACGTTGGAACCAAATCCGA ATATTCGTTTGGAAGGATTTTTGTATCAAAAGTTTGACCGTAAGAGACCAAGCAGGATGATTCCAGTGGAAGAGTTAGGCGATACAATGATCAATGCAGGAGCAAACATCGGTCCTACAACATTATATG GTGGCTATTTACAAATTTGTGGAGAAGTCCAACAGAGACTCGGTATGGCTCATCGTGAATTCATGACGACGGTCGTTGAGAAGGTCTTGAGTCCACTGAAGAAGTTTCTCAGTGAGGATatcaaaacaatacaaaaggaaCGTCAGAGATTGGCAGTCAAGAGGTTGGACCTGGACGTTTGTAAAAACCGAGGAAAACGAGCGTCGACTTTTGAGAAGCAGCAGCTT gCAGAGGCACAGCTGAGGGCCGCACAGGGTGAATTTGACAGTCAGTACGAAATGACGAAGCTATTGTTGGAACGGCTACCAGACATTCAG GCTTCTCATCGTAAACTACTACAGGAATTTGTTGCAGCTCAAAAACAGTActactgcacatgcacagaTCTTATGACAAACGTGGCTTT ATCTACAAGAGAAACTGAGAAACCATCAGTCCCAAGCAATCGACCACGTCGAGCAAGGGTTTTGTATGACTATGATGCAGCTGATGAAGAAGAGCTATCACTACTAGCTGACGAG ATTGTGACAGTCTTGCCAGTGGAGTGTGACAAAGACTGGGTTGTTGCCaagaaagacggacagacaggcagagtaCCAGTCAGCTACCTCGAGTATCTTTCATAA
- the LOC134190708 gene encoding heparan-sulfate 6-O-sulfotransferase 2-like, with protein MKSRKAIAWVLSIASVFTGCVLVWISTSFRLYEASGKSFVHELTQPQHVEISRRVPPRIPRDFYYQRGQRRQTRGGRYINLPPSSSQSRDRKSGVRIFWKSGRLLFSPTISNQQNARRVVDSSRTRHAVVSNKKSVFSFETDVLVFLHIQKTGGTALELHLLDIQSRVPCVCDGVTYVYSSVETRSPKRCECPRGEHSSGEQWLFSRFTFSWICGVHADWTQLVSCVPKIFETRYGAKQRTFLIFTILRQPVDRFLSEYEHVARGANWAETIHHTCRGSKQNHTSCYSFSQHKQLSIDSFLNCPWNLAINRQSRMLANMTEMSDCYHEMSRTVSLQEALLVRAKENLLKIDFFGLSEFQIHTQLLFEKTFGLHFGHRFEQMPLDRQHAHKHNVSNEVRGEVARVNRLDMYLYRFAKSLFLQRLEKFEISKTGLKFT; from the coding sequence ATGAAGTCGCGTAAGGCTATAGCGTGGGTGCTTTCCATTGCGAGCGTCTTCACCGGATGCGTTTTGGTGTGGATTTCGACGTCGTTTCGACTGTATGAGGCAAGCGGTAAGAGTTTTGTACACGAACTAACGCAGCCACAACACGTAGAGATAAGTCGACGTGTACCACCCCGGATTCCTCGTGATTTCTACTACCAGAGAGGACAAAGAAGGCAAACAAGAGGTGGGCGGTACATCAACCTTCCGCCATCCAGttctcagtcacgtgaccggaaATCGGGTGTACGAATATTTTGGAAATCCGGCAGGTTGCTGTTCAGCCCGACGATTTCTAACCAGCAAAACGCTCGTCGGGTTGTCGACTCTTCGAGGACACGACACGCAGTCGTGTCGAATAAAAAGAGTGTGTTTTCGTTTGAGACGGATGTGCTAGTGTTTTTGCACATACAAAAGACTGGAGGTACTGCGCTCGAGCTGCATCTGTTAGATATCCAATCAAGAGTGCCATGTGTTTGTGATGGAGTCACGTATGTGTACTCCTCGGTCGAAACGAGGAGCCCTAAACGATGCGAATGTCCGAGGGGTGAGCATTCGAGCGGCGAGCAGTGGCTTTTCTCTCGATTCACTTTCTCGTGGATCTGTGGGGTTCACGCCGATTGGACGCAGTTGGTCAGTTGCGTGCCCAAGATCTTTGAAACTCGATACGGAGCAAAACAAAGGACGTTCCTAATTTTCACGATACTCCGACAGCCGGTCGACAGATTTCTGAGTGAATACGAGCACGTAGCTCGAGGGGCCAACTGGGCCGAAACcatacaccacacatgcaGAGGATCAAAACAAAACCATACAAGCTGTTACTCTTTCTCTCAACACAAGCAGTTATCGATCGACAGCTTCCTTAACTGTCCGTGGAATCTGGCAATCAATAGGCAATCGAGAATGTTAGCAAACATGACAGAAATGAGCGACTGCTATCACGAGATGTCGAGGACTGTATCGCTTCAAGAGGCTCTACTGGTGAGAGCCAAGGAGAATCTCTTAAAAATCGATTTTTTTGGTCTAAGCGAATTTCAGATTCACACACAGTTGTTGTTCGAGAAGACTTTCGGTTTGCATTTTGGGCATCGATTCGAGCAAATGCCGCTTGACAGACAACATGCTCACAAGCATAATGTATCAAACGAAGTGAGAGGGGAAGTGGCTCGTGTCAACCGTTTGGATATGTATCTGTATCGGTTTGCAAAATCGCTTTTTCTGCAACGACTAGAGAAATTCGAAATAT